From the genome of Anopheles funestus chromosome 2RL, idAnoFuneDA-416_04, whole genome shotgun sequence:
ttttacattttctcaaacagggtatggaacttggttcctcgaataacttctggcacagacttctgagggcatggccgtccaagaagaaaaagtagccaatgatgccatctatcgaccacaggttaaagattggcgatccgttggatagcgaccgagttataggcaaaatttgatgcaaaaatgaagaaaattttacattttctcaaacagggtatggaacttggttcctcgaataacttctgacacagacatctgagggcatggccgtccaagaagaaaatgtagccattggtgtcatctatcgaccacaggttaaagattggcgatccgttggataccgacagagttatatgcaaaacttggtgcaaaaatcagcctaggagataggcaattttatagattttttttgttattttattacaaattttcaatctttttcaatttaaaacattatttgagtgaaaagaaacttatttgaaccaattggcattaaaataaatcaatttaattttttttgcaaaatttctcaaaaaaatggcaaggggtaccccttatgaaattttcgagttgaaaattgtttttaattttttttctgattttttattcttttttgtgtttaaatcattatttgagtgaaaagaaacttattgaaaagaaattttttaaattttgctaaattgctcaaaaaactggcaaggggtaagctttatgaaattttcgagtttgaaaactattttttctttgtttttaaagacttttctacttttaaaaaatttatatgagtgaaataaaacttatttcaaccaattcgcattaaaataaaccaatttcaatttttttgcaaaatttcccaagaaAACGTATGGCTATAGCCggaggaaattttcaaatgggagcgcatcgcacaatcgctcctgtgtgtagcgctccgtacggagcgacctctttttcccgtgggctgagcgggagcgcgcacaataagatgagattgaggtacctctttcgctcttgacccaacactagtcgTTATTATTGCTTCTGCTACCGATCACCTGATGCCGGCAATCGACAGGGCTCGTTAGCGGTGTTGACATCGACGATTGGACTAATCGTGCCATCAGCAAACTGCAAAACTTTATTCGCCAGTGTCCTGGTAGCGCCCGTTGCCGAAACGTACATTGCACAAGCGATCATTACTATGTCGTCCCCTTCGGCCAGCTCGAGTTCCAGTTTGAGTTTTGGCAGCATTCACATATCTGATACTTACCCCGGTACAGTGGTCATTAGCATGCGATTTTAGATGTATACGTGACATTTGGACGCGTTCGACCGGCGTACATCGATCGGTCACGACTTTTCAATTAGACATGGCCACCGGTCAACTTGCGTTGGTCTTGTCTGAACTCTGGGGTCACTGGGGAGTTCACGTTTCATCGGGATACTGGGCAAACTTCGGTAGCACTTCGCATTTGCGCATGCCAATTCGTGTTGAAGTTTCAATTTCGTACACATGTTTGATGTTTGGCCCAAGTCCGTTAGGTTTGTGTGGACCACTGTACacagtggaacgaattcttggTTTTCACCCCTTCGAGCGTGTAACGGCCACGAAAGGCGATCGTGGCGAAAGATGGAAGAAATTGCTTGTCGCGTACCGATCAGGTAAAGTGGATCCTTCGGTGGAAGGGGAACAACGAGACTTGAGttgggtgttttttatttctctttttgtttgcaaaatgacTCACGGCATGCACGTGCATGCTGTCGTTTGGTTGTCGAACGAATAATATATTGAAAGAACTACAAGATTCCTATCGCGTTGTTCAATTTggggcagttttttttaacacgaAAGTTAATTGTTGTATTTGAGatgtaatttatatttttttttgtacagcgatacacacaaaataaacggTTTGTAATAATTATAACAACTATTAATCATCGGAATGCGTCCCTTAAATCAGTGTTGTCAAACACAAATAGTCTGAGCagtttattgctttttgttcaattattaAACGCTGAAGAAAATCACTATTCAAAACAAACTCTTTTTTACATTGCTGAAGACATAACAAAGGGttaaattataacatggaaaaTCATATAATAAAGATTTATGTACTCACcagcctttttttctattgctcGATGCATATTTCGGTTAAATTATTCCACATACATAATTATCACACTCTTTGCTTCCACAAATAGCTACATTTATTCTTCTTAAAGTTTTTAACCTGTTGTACATAAACTATTTAATGCACATGGTCTCCACATGCAAACGTGCACTAGTAAAAGctctaatttaattttactttcctgtttttttgtttgattctcTGTTTCATACACAGCCTCTGagaagcgattccgttttgCGGATGCTTTACCAAAAGACTTTTTTGCCTTTACGCTTACAGCGTTCCTCTCACTCGACACCGGCCAGTTCTACAATTACTCTgccacagttttttttctctagtaAAAACAATACCTCTGCCTATTCTTCTTCACACTGCTGTACACATACCTTCGCCCTAGCGCTTTGTAACGATTTGTACCGTTGCGAATGTTTATCAAGTAGCACTTTGATTGGTTCCTGGTTCGTATACAGTCTTTCTAAATGCCTTTACCTACTTGGCTTTGGCCGGCAAAAACATCACGGACGCGCCCAGGTTCGGCATGTTGAAAcaataatcaaacaaaaaaccaaacgaaaaaacaacatgacATAAAACGTCAATGCATTTAGATGTGAAGGTTCAGTATGCAGTTTTGCATACTTCCTAAAAATAACACTATCCCTTATACGCAATTAATAACCTTATAAACCTCTTGTTCCTGGTTAAACCCCTCAAACTTGTGGCCCGTTAACTTCTCGTCACACTTAATTTTAACCATCATTTACTTCGGTGTATCGTTAGACGATTTGTTGTCCTACGCATCCCCAAACACCCAGAACGGATGCGAGTGTCCATCTTTGTTTCCCCGTTGAAATTTTACAGCCAATCGAGAGCAACAGTGATCAACATGAAGATAGTACATCTGTATGTATGTCCGCACACGCaaagaatgtgtgtgtgtttttttacatctATTTTACTTCCATTTGCTCTAGAAAAGAGCAAACAGACATAGGACACTGATTTCGTTCAATCGATCCAATATCTCCAGTGTCCTCAGTATGCAAGTTTACTAAATAATGGAATGCATATGCATTGCATGTTAATCTTACTAACTGCGAACAAACACTCAACATTGAAGCTCTATTTGCAGGCGATCTATTTGGTATTAATTATTTAGCTGTcggatttatttttgcttcacgCTTTGGTTTGACATTCCTGGAATTGGGTTATTGGATCGCTACTTTGGATGAACGAGAGTTAATTGGCTTCTAGGAATCAAATGAATTAATTGATAATaactatgtgtgtgtgtgtgcgttgaaTAAGACACACTCGGATGCTGCGGGAAAGAATTTTTCCACTTATGCTTAACTAggtaactcaaaaaaaaatcacaaaacatcCGACAGTAACAGACAACAAGGCGGGAAATGGTGTGTACTAGATGCTAAATGACTTGACCGTCGATGAACTTCTTCCGATGCAACTGTTGCCTTACACTTTTACTGGTTGAATTGTATTACAAAATCGGTGGCACAATGTCGTGCTTGTCGTCTTCGTCGCTTACGTACATGCGTGTTAGGTCTGAAGCGACCGAAGCAGTTTCACAGGCACTACAGGAAGGAGACCCAACCAAGAAAGGAGATAAAGTAAGGCAAGAAACAGATTATTAATAGATCGATAATTAACTCACTTTTACTAGGTGCTAGAACTCAGGCAAAACGATACAAATTTGAGTGTTTCTAACTCAATTAAGGGTGAATTTATCATACCCTGCGGCACGACACCCTCCATACAACGGAGGACGTCGAACGCTTACGTTCTCTCCTAGCAAAGCATTCATTCACAGTCACTGCCGAAGGGGCTATCAATTATGCTTCCCCTGTGGTAATGCTAAACCTTGCGTTCGTGAATCATGCTAAAAACTTCGAACCAACTCCATACGCTGAGGACAAGCAGCCTCATATGCGGTTCGCTAGCTTCTCGATGGTTATTGGAAATAAATCACCATTAAATGAACATTTCAATTCGACGCCGCACACCATTCAGTCCCAGTACTCCTCAGCCCTTTGAAACATCTATTCCAGGCAGGAGGGCCAAATGAAGGTGCCTTTTACAGGGCTTTCAAAGTAGTTTCTTGTGGGCGTTAAAAGACATGCTGGACGGtgaattcaattcaatttttaaatataaacttCTTTAATAATCACGAAATTTGCATCCAATTTATTAATGATAATTTTGAAACGTTTTTCATTCGTACTCAAGGGGGCCTTCGGCAAGACCCCTGGAACAAAGACAACCATATGCATGTTTTCGTACCACATGTCCCTTTCAAGTGGGAGCCCATTCAATCATCTAACAAGCTTGCATTTtgtctgtttgagaaaaaaaaacggttacgTTTTGTGAAAGCAAAATCATGTTAGTGTAAAACACGACCACACCATCGGTGACCTTACACTTCCACCAGTGTGCACAATGTCGCCTTATGCGCTCGCATAAACCACCCCACGACCGACAACCGCTTAAGTGTGGACAAATTGATTCGCGCTGGAAAATTGACTGAACGGAATAATTTATCCGCTCACCGCGCCTACAATGTTTGATAGTGTGCTGGACACAAGGACCTTACCTGACGACATCGTGCTCCTCCAGTACCGGCACCTCCGAGCTATCCAAACCATCGTCCTCATCCGCCGGCAgctcgtcatcatcgtcatcgttcgACTCGACGATGATTGAAAGGTCGTGCAGCATTTTCGTCTGGGCGGCCGGTTTTCCACCCGTCTTCAACGTTGCACTCGGATGGGTAGCGTTGGCCGTATCGATAACCTTTGACGGGCCGGGCAGATCCAGTTTGCGCTTGCTGATGGATGATACAAAACGAACGAGACACGGTTGGTTGTATGTACTACTCGCCAAACGTTACCATTTCCGTTTTACTAGTTTTAAAAAGGAAGGTAAGGACGAAATAATTTGCACGTAAGATAAGATCATGAATGAAAACCGGCGGATGAACCGATTCGAGGTGTATGTGTACCGACAATCCCTCCCTCCCCACAATCGAACACACAACAGCTTTTGGGGCGTCTTACTGCCCACTCGGTAGCAGCAATTACGCTAATGAGTATTTTCCGGTCCACGTTCTCGGGTTGCTTACCTCTGTACTGCCTTATTGCGCATCACTACGTCGAGCCAGTTAGTAGTGATTTGAGGGCTGAATCTGTATCGGGATGAGAGTGGATAGAGCAAAAGGGAACGCTATCAGTCGAAGCTATTGGTAGTCGGAAAAGTTTCGCAGCTGGCAGTAATGCAGATCTGACTGGTATGATGGATTGTGGTCTGATTAGAAGTTTTACCCCGAAGTCGTATTGTCGAAACTTGCCAAACATGATTGATGTTCCGATGTTATTCCGTGCTTGGCAATCGACAACATACTAGGAAAGAGGCATTACTTTTCCAAACTCAATTATGGGCCAGGTACTGGATTTAATTTTAGGTGTAATCAATACCGATTGAATAGTTTGAAGATGAGGAATTTAATTACTGATCATAACACCAACCCATCGCACCGGTCACACAAGGAAAGCCCCAGCTGATGAGTAGAAGCAATAGCAAAGAAACGAGTTGGACACTACTGCTAAGGATGCATGCATATCTAGCTTCTCATGTACTTGTATGAACAGTGGGTGAAATTCCTAGCTCTAGAATGATTTATGTAGCAGTAACCTAGCTCCTTAAGTAATTAAACTCAATagttaacacaaaaaaaacaaacacacacacttatcTAATGCATGAGAtgcatgaaaaacaaaagtgttaacattaacaaaaaaaaacacaagagaaACCTAAGATGCTACAATGATATGATCGTTTTAAGCGCAGGCACAGCCTAACCGTGCACGCACACGCAAGCCGTCTTGTTCGTTTGCACCGTACAAAACGATGTGCGAGACGTGCACGGTATTGCGAGGTGCCTGCGGTCAGAAGTTGCGCTCGCTCGTGTCaccaaacccccaaaaaccgaaaccccAACGTCTTCTTGTTAGACAGAGCCATGCGCTCCCCCTGACGCGGTCCTAAAACATCAACTGAAAGTAGTTAACCTGATGGGTGTATGACTTGGCTAACTGGACCTTGATAATCCAAAGTTCTCTAACCGAGCATCGTTCGGCGGGCAAGGGTCGGCCTTAGCTTGTTTCTCCATCGATAGCACCTTGTTGAGGTACTTGAGATCGAACTTAAGAATTGCTGTACGGGAAGAAacagagagaagagagaacagagagagagagagagagagagagagagagagagagagatagaagcGTCGTGCGTCCACCAGCCGGtatgcagtaaaaaaaaaatacacagaagaagagaaaaaagaaagacgttTATTGACAACTTGATCGTGGGTAGAAAACCCCCTTGAGGGGCGCCGATTTATTGGACATTGGTAGATGTAAAGTTAAAGTGGTCGGGCCACCAAAATTCGAACGGGTAAACCCGGGTCTTACTTACATTTATCCAGCGGACCAAGTTTGAGCGCGATGTTGTACAGAATGTCCGCAGTCCAGAATTCTGGGATCCGGACAAACATTTTCTTCGCATCGGCCGGCAGATGGAAGCCAAGCTTGTGAAGCAGCAGTATAAACGGTTGGTAGGACAGTATCGCAAACTGATCCTGGTTCCATGGCACAACCGGGAtggatttctttttcactGCAGAAGAGAGATCAATGTTTGATATGATATGGTTATTAGAGCTAGACGTATCTTAACAACTCCAAGTCCTCTTACAGATGCAATGGTAGGACACTGGTTCCATGACGACCACACCCATGTTGCCACCGATTCCTGCCGTCACGTAAACGTTACCGCTCAGCAGATTCAACTTCACGAAGCAACAATCGAGCAAACTTTTCTGCAACCAAGCGATCAGTTTGCCACGGTTTTCCTTCTGGAGACGATCGCGCAACACCTGTATATCGTCTACCGCCTTGGACGATGACTTCGAGTCACCGTCCTCCGGTTTGGGTGAGTCGGCCGATGCAACCGACAGGGCCGGTGTCTGCACATTACGCTCGTAGTCCGGATTTTCCACCTTCATCAGATCGTCGTACTGGATGAGCGTGATGATGTTCTGCTCCAGCAGTTGCTCGATGATGGAGAGGCGCGTTTTCTGCTGATTACCATTTTCCTGGAACAGCTTCAGAATGTCGGCCACGACGCATTTGCTTTGACGGCACTGCACATAGTACCAGTGCAGCGAGTCCTTTTCCTCCTGTGTCCAGGTTACGAGCAGATTGCTCGACAGAAGTTGGGTGCCAATATCGGGCAGAGTTGTCGATAGTGTCAGTGGTGCCGGTTGGGGTGTATTGATGAACTTGTGAATGACGTACTCGATCAAATCGGACCAATCCTGGAGTTCGAGGGTGAGATTTATCACTctacgaaaaaagaaaacttcgaCTCAAAGGCTCTACTTACGTCACACAGCTCATACTCCGTTTCCCATATCTGGGAGTACGTTTTCAGGATGCTCGGTTGAAACAGTACATTGATCTGTCCCAAATCACCCCCGACATGGTGCATCATCGTGAAGATACAATCATTCACAAATGCACCATTTTCGCGGAAATCTTCCAACAGCAAACCGTACTGATGCATTATCTCCACCGTAGCGAACCTGGAAgcagaaaacagaaacagggAGAGacgtacaaaaaaagaaagaaaaaaaaaccaatcggTTAGAGTCGGGAAATGTTTCCCATCGGAAAAGGCCTTCCATTGGTGgtatggttttgtgtgtgttcgtttACTGTTTGATGTGGCCCAGCATGTCTCCCGGGACGCCATCTGCGGTCAGTTCCCGGACACCgtcgagcagcagcagaagcgtaTGGTTGGTCACTATTAAATCCTGCAGATACTGGCGGCTTTGTATGTTTGGGTTGTAGCATCGaagcaacaacacaaacagGCATCGTAAATCCTCCGTGCAGCTTATCTGAATCTGCAGCAGTTTAAGCTTCTCTTTGTCCTCCTGGCAAATGTGGGGTTAAGTGAAAACAATGGAAGGGAGAATTATAAATAGAAATATGAATTCCTGAAAGTACGATGAggagtacacacacacaattcttACCTTTGTCAGATGTGTACTCTTCTTGTACGTATCAAGAGCTTGCAGGAATTCTCTTATCGCCGTTACAAcctgtaaaaaaaagtcgcAAAATGATGATATTTGTAAGTGAGCGTGGAATGGACCACTCGAGATGTTCGCTTCAGCGAGAACACGCCCTTACCAAATGAATTCTTCGCAAACAAGGCTTTATGTCTGTTTCGGTAGCTCTGCTAAGCTGTTCAAGCTGTTCGCACAGCATCACACCCTCGTACGTGAGGTAGCTTATGATGTCGAACGAAAGGACACTGTTGATGTGCTCCAGATCCAGCTCGAGCTGGGTGGCAAACTTCAGGAAGTACGTTACCAGCCAGAAAAAGTGTGATGTATCGATTTGCACTTGCTGAGCGGCaagaggaaagaaaacgtATAATAAGCATCATTTGAGtagaaatgaaatcatttttacaaaaaagtatTCTATCGCATTGTAATGAATTTCACCGCATCTGTGTTTGCATCGTGCTTCGTAATAATAATACTTAATAATAATACGTAATTATAATACTTGTTCAATGTCAAGCATCAGTGCACTCATATCCCCAAGTGCTGCTAAGACGATGGTACTCAACCGAACTTTTGTATGGAATCGTACCGGAAGCATTCATGTGTGAATTACCCGACCCCCATAGTACGCCGTTTTACCATCAATTAAACTTTGCTCCTGTAACTTACCAGATCCGACAGTAATTGCGTGTGCAGCTCGTGCACTAGATAGCCGTATCCTTTCAGCAGAAAGTCAACCGTGAACTCTTTCAGgatgtgcgatatatcgtcgTCGGTTGGGACGTGATGCATGAGACCCTTCATGTTAATGCTAATGGGtggaaacggaagaaaaacggAACGGTGTTAAATGGTTCGCGTAACGAAATCAAGTCACAATGTGTAACCCACAGTTACGCTTTGCTATTACTCACATGTTGCTCTTGCCCCGCTTTACCAGCTTCTTCCGGCGCAGCTCTTTCTTCTCCTGCACCGATACAGGATTGCGCTGTTTGTTGGCCGCATTGAAACGTTGCTTCTGGTTGGAGGGTGGTTTCTGATGGATCGGTTTCTGGTGTGGACTGTCGTCCTCATTGCTTGAGGTGGAGATGGATTCTTTCTCCACCTGCGTACCGTAACCACAGTCAGAATTCTCCGACAGTGATacttgtatttgtttttgcgtttgttgttgcgattgctgctgttgttgcgacGGTGACTGCTGTTGGGATGGGGACGTTGGTGACTTTGGAGGTGATTgcagttgttgctgttgctgctgttgctgctgctgctgctgttgacacgattGTTGCCCGTTATGAGACTTACTACAATCCTTCATTGCTTGATCTTTAACGGAAGCAACTGCAGCCGCCACGGTCTGTTTGCAAAAGATACCCGAGGAGCCGCTACTGCTCGATGACTCAAAACTCTTGCCGCCACCTTTGGACTTTTTGGTCTGAAAGAATaagttaataaattataaacccAGCACAGTGCACAAGAACATACAAAGTTTCGGCTAACTTCCTGGCCATCGGAAGCGGGTGTTTTCTGGTGGTCacacagctgctgctgctgatgatgcgcGCCAGACCCGTTGCAGGAGGGTTTACCACTCGcgccacaaccaccaccaccattgcaGCAGCTTCCGCAGGTCGTCCCGCCCAAGATACACCCGTCCGTCGCGTTCGCCTTCAGCGTTTGGTGGTACATCTGGTGGGATTTGATCGCGCGCGAGAGAATGATCTGGGTCGGGTAGTCGGCAACCATGCGCGTGACCTGCGGCGCCTCGGACGAACATTCCTTGCTCATGGACGATGGCATTTTGCCACTGCCTAAAATGCAAATAGCGTTCATAAGTCCGGCTGGTTCAAAGTTCTGCGATTGGTGCTGCGGTTTGTGCCGCAGTTGGGTTGGCTGCTGCCCGGGAACTGTGCGTTCCCGGCGTAGACATTCACCATTGTCGGACGAGTCAGACGTCGGGTCGGACGTAAGCATTGGACTGGAGTCTCCGCTGCACTGCTTCGGGGGTGACGTGTTACTCTCGTTGTCCTCCGAGCTCTCCGACAGCGTCGACTCGAACCAGAGATTCAGGAGCTTCTGCAGGGTGCTGATGTGCTGATCCTTGTACATCAGCGCTACCAGTTGCGCCATCGTGACGCCCCAGTAGGCACGCTGCGGACAGGACATCAGGTAGATCAGCAGCTTGTCGATGCTCTGCGTGAACAGGTTCCAGATGATTTGGTTCTGGAAGGAGGTGTTATGGCCCGCCGTTGGGAAGCTGCCCGCATGCGTACCCACCCCCGTTCCCATCTCGGGCACATGCAGTATAttgcgcagcagcagcagacagtTGTTAACACTGTCACACTGCTGGATGGAAAGCTTCGTGTCCCGCTCAAGTATACCCTTCATGTGGTCGATCACCGCCTTGGTGGTCTTCCAATCGACGAACGCTTCCTTGCTTGTGATAAGCAGCTTGTTCAGCTCGAAGATCGTATGTCTGCCGATCTCCGATTTCGACACGAGATCAACCGGGAGCAAACATTCGACCGGTACGGTCAAATTCACCAGCAACCGTATCGTCGTGTCGATGATCTTCACATCCTTCGCGTTTACCAGCAGTGGCACGATGTCATTCTTAACGTTCTGTCCGAACCCTATTGCCCGGCGAAATGTTCGCAGGGTCGCATCCTCCACCGCCAGCTTACAGATGATCTCCTCCAGCGTTACCAGACAGTCCTCGCTGACGTGGTACACATCGTCCTCGAACGTCCCCAGCGAACCGAAGGTGCTGTTGATCTGCGGATTCGCCAGCAGCCATTCCATGCTTCAACCTAGGCTCGCTCCCGACGAATTACCTCCAAACGGTTTCCCCTCCCCGGGAATGTGGATTGCGGGGAATACGTACGATGGATAGGTGGATGGGTAGGATTCGTTGGTAATCGAAAGTAATTCACTGAGATCAGAGGGGCTTAACGAAAAAATACGGCTACGTCTAGCGAAGCGAAAGATGTGGTACTTTCTCTTGGCGAATTTCTTTAAGTATCCTTTGAAGGATAATCTATTTGCGTTTGATGGTAAGTGGCTTGGGAGCGAGGATCTGACTGATAGAAACGAGGTTTTGTATCCATTGGAATCGTTTGCTAAAAAGATATATTagtaaagaaaggaaagaaaacagaaagtgaagaaaaaagaacacgaGAACGAGATATGATTaacacaagaaaacacacacacacaaaacgactGTACTGGTTTGTTTGAATGGTATACAGATTATAACacaacagacacacaaaaTAGTAAACATTTTGCAAACGACTAATAATCGCAAACCGAAAACGTATTGGCAATTAAAATGCGTGATAAATTGGATCGCTCCACGAAACTCCTTAAGGTTATTTATGGTTCAATAAGCATCCTCACAATGTGATCTCACGCAGCTTCATCAGTTAACCGTGCCACCGTGCCATTTATATTTATCACGCCAGAGCCACATTTCAGACACTCCGACTTCCCATTTCTCAACCAAAAAGGGCAAATTGGCAAATGATAAGCGCCACGCTACATTACGTTATTTGCCTAAATCTTACGTCACGCGTCAAATTAAGAGGCTGGTAGTGTGTATATTTATGTACATGTCGTAATTCTTGCTCCTGTGTGTTTGCAATACACCTTCCAGAAGAAGGGAAGAGCAAATTAAGGATATAAATTTGATGGGTAAATGTTGGAAAGTCTGGCATGTACTGTCACTGCCATCATGCCACGATGTATCTACATCGTTTATTGGCATATGTCCAAGCTTCGTTTGAGTGGAATTAAGATGATATTTCGATCAGATATGTTAGTCTAGATATTTACCATCCAATGTATATTTTCCCTGCCCATTCGCCATTCGTCCTCAAAATGTAACATGTTGGTTGTGTTTGACAGCATTTTATCTTAGTACAAGTTGGCCGTCCTAACCTCCTGCAGATATATAATAGGATCGGGATTTGTACATACATACACTTATCGGATGGTTTTTTGAAGCGGAATTTTGGTTAACACATTCCCGGTGCGCTGGACAGTGGTTGTCGGTTCCAATGACTTTGCCGTTGTTTCGTGAGTAAGTTACGTTAGCGCACAGTGACctttttcgtctttttttcccccaatccTCAATGTCCACCGTATGTGAGTCAACGAAGCACTAGCAATGCTTGCAACAAGGAAGACACCGACGTAGCGTGCCCTAATCCCGTTTCAGTTTCCTGTGTTGGTGGAGTCGTTCTATTACTGTGGCAGTCTCGTTGCCTTATCGGTTGTGCTTAAACGTTCGGTACATAATCACTCCCACTCGAAACATAACCCAAGCGTACACGATGCCGGTTGAGCAAATTGTAACAGAAAATGTATTAACCTTCTGCCTTAACAAGCCCGTGACACACGAGCAAGTACAACGATGGCAACGTGAGCCAGTACCACCACGATCCACCACGTTCTTCAGGCACTTTCACTTCGGCTAATGAATGTGAAGCAAATTATGACGCTGTGAAGGATTATCATTGGAGCAACATTCGATATCGGGATTATTAGATTCTTTGccacccccccggggggcagGCTCCCCACGAAGTCCTCACGGCCATAATAAGTAAACTATCTTGCCGGGAAAATGTTGGGGTGGAACATTTTCCAGCGATATCATGACACAAAATGTCAACCGCGTGGTACGAACATCGCACCGCATAGTCGAACACGTGCGAATGTGGTGAGGCAGCAGTGGCCACAAACATGAATGTACTAGACATCTGTCATCGCTGTGTTACACTTCCAGTTTATTGTTTGTCACTTTGAGATGGAAAACGGAGGCACCGGTGGaggaaaaaatcttttcacacacaaaaatgtacACTCTCGGAACGGATGTTTGTGAAAAGTTTCCATGCCAAGTCTCATGCCGGAGTTGCTGAGGTGTAACTCGTACAATGACCATTGTTTGGAAAGTTTCAAGTGCTCAAATTAGCCACAACATTACAACGGCGCTGGTGGAGGTTGAGACCGAATAAAACTGGACAAAACAAAGACTTTTCCTGCTAACAAAACCTTTTGAGCAAAGGGCTTCGGCGTCGGGgatgttttctttcgcttcggAAGATTCACGAGGCCAACGGTGGAAGTTACTTTTTTAGAACAGAAAACTTTGCAGTACGTTTTTAATTTCGAGCTTGATCACgttgatggatggaaaatagcAGAAAACGGGTAAAGTTCCACAGAACTGCGAGTCACACCCTGGAGTGTAAATAGTGCATTGTTAGGTTTAG
Proteins encoded in this window:
- the LOC125775156 gene encoding protein timeless isoform X1, whose product is MEWLLANPQINSTFGSLGTFEDDVYHVSEDCLVTLEEIICKLAVEDATLRTFRRAIGFGQNVKNDIVPLLVNAKDVKIIDTTIRLLVNLTVPVECLLPVDLVSKSEIGRHTIFELNKLLITSKEAFVDWKTTKAVIDHMKGILERDTKLSIQQCDSVNNCLLLLRNILHVPEMGTGVGTHAGSFPTAGHNTSFQNQIIWNLFTQSIDKLLIYLMSCPQRAYWGVTMAQLVALMYKDQHISTLQKLLNLWFESTLSESSEDNESNTSPPKQCSGDSSPMLTSDPTSDSSDNGSGKMPSSMSKECSSEAPQVTRMVADYPTQIILSRAIKSHQMYHQTLKANATDGCILGGTTCGSCCNGGGGCGASGKPSCNGSGAHHQQQQLCDHQKTPASDGQEVSRNFTKKSKGGGKSFESSSSSGSSGIFCKQTVAAAVASVKDQAMKDCSKSHNGQQSCQQQQQQQQQQQQQLQSPPKSPTSPSQQQSPSQQQQQSQQQTQKQIQVSLSENSDCGYGTQVEKESISTSSNEDDSPHQKPIHQKPPSNQKQRFNAANKQRNPVSVQEKKELRRKKLVKRGKSNIINMKGLMHHVPTDDDISHILKEFTVDFLLKGYGYLVHELHTQLLSDLQVQIDTSHFFWLVTYFLKFATQLELDLEHINSVLSFDIISYLTYEGVMLCEQLEQLSRATETDIKPCLRRIHLVVTAIREFLQALDTYKKSTHLTKEDKEKLKLLQIQISCTEDLRCLFVLLLRCYNPNIQSRQYLQDLIVTNHTLLLLLDGVRELTADGVPGDMLGHIKQFATVEIMHQYGLLLEDFRENGAFVNDCIFTMMHHVGGDLGQINVLFQPSILKTYSQIWETEYELCDDWSDLIEYVIHKFINTPQPAPLTLSTTLPDIGTQLLSSNLLVTWTQEEKDSLHWYYVQCRQSKCVVADILKLFQENGNQQKTRLSIIEQLLEQNIITLIQYDDLMKVENPDYERNVQTPALSVASADSPKPEDGDSKSSSKAVDDIQVLRDRLQKENRGKLIAWLQKSLLDCCFVKLNLLSGNVYVTAGIGGNMGVVVMEPVSYHCILKKKSIPVVPWNQDQFAILSYQPFILLLHKLGFHLPADAKKMFVRIPEFWTADILYNIALKLGPLDKSILKFDLKYLNKVLSMEKQAKADPCPPNDARLENFGLSRFSPQITTNWLDVVMRNKAVQSKRKLDLPGPSKVIDTANATHPSATLKTGGKPAAQTKMLHDLSIIVESNDDDDDELPADEDDGLDSSEVPVLEEHDVVSACETASVASDLTRMYVSDEDDKHDIVPPIL